A genomic region of Glycine max cultivar Williams 82 chromosome 15, Glycine_max_v4.0, whole genome shotgun sequence contains the following coding sequences:
- the LOC100787814 gene encoding pleiotropic drug resistance protein 1: MEGSDIYRASNSLRRSSTVWRNSGVEVFSRSSREEDDEEALKWAALEKLPTYNRLRKGLLTASHGVANEIDVSDLGIQERQKLLERLVKVAEEDNERFLLKLKERIDRVGLDIPTIEVRYEHLNIEAEAFVGSRALPSFINSVTNVVEGFFNLLHISTSKKKHVTILKDVSGIIKPRRMTLLLGPPSSGKTTLLLALSGKLDKTLKVSGRVTYNGHELNEFVPQRTAAYISQHDLHIGEMTVRETLAFSARCQGVGSRYDMLSELSRREKAANIKPDPDLDVYMKATATEGQESSLVTDYTLKILGLDICADTMVGDEMLRGISGGQRKRVTTGEMLVGPANALFMDEISTGLDSSTTFQIVSFLRQYVHILNGTAVISLLQPAPETYDLFDDIILISDGQVVYHGPREYVLDFFESMGFRCPERKGVADFLQEVTSKKDQAQYWARRDQPYRFVTVTQFSEAFQSFHIGGKLGEELAVPFDKTKSHPAALTTKKYGINKKELLKANLSREYLLMKRNSFVYIFKLCQLSIMALMTMTLFLRTELHRNNMDDAGLYAGALFFTLVMIMFNGMAEISMTIAKLPVFYKQRDLLFYPSWAYAIPSWILKIPVTLLEVAVWVFLTYYVIGFDPNVGRLFKQYLILLFIGQMASALFRAIAALGRNMIVSNTFGAFAVLTFLTLGGFVMAKSDIKNWWIWGYWISPLMYGQTALMVNEFLSNSWHNSSRNLGVEYLESRGFPSSAYWYWLGLGAMAGFVLLFNVMFSAALEILGPFDKPQATIAEEESPNEVTVAEVELPRIESSGRGGSVVESSHGKKKGMVLPFEPHSITFDEVVYSVDMPQEMKEQGVQEDRLVLLKGVSGAFRPGVLTALMGVSGAGKTTLMDVLAGRKTGGYIDGNIKISGYPKKQETFARISGYCEQNDIHSPHVTVYESLLYSAWLRLPSSVDSQTRKMFIEEVMELVELNPLRNSLVGLPGVSGLSTEQRKRLTIAVELVANPSIIFMDEPTSGLDARAAAIVMRTVRNTVDTGRTVVCTIHQPSIDIFEAFDELFLMKRGGQEIYVGPLGRHSSHLIKYFESIEGVSKIKDGYNPATWMLEVTTSAQELSLGVDFTDLYKNSDLYRRNKQLIQELGQPAPGSKDLYFPTQYSQSFLVQCQACLWKQRWSYWRNPPYTAVRFFFTTFIALMFGTMFWDLGSRRTTRGDLLNALGSMYTAVLFLGIQNASSVQPVVAVERTVFYREKAAGMYSALPYAFAQVLVEIPYIFAQAVTYGLIVYAMIGFDWTAEKFFWYLFFSFFSLLYFTFYGMMAVGVTPNHHVAAIVAAAFYAIWNLFSGFIVVRPKMPVWWRWYYWACPVAWTLYGLIASQFGDITERMPGEDNKMVKDFVEDYFGFKHDFVGVCAVVVAGIAVAFALIFGVAIKTFNFQKR, from the exons AGGAAAGGCTTGCTCACAGCTTCCCATGGCGTCGCCAACGAAATCGACGTCTCTGATCTCGGCATCCAAGAGAGACAGAAACTTCTCGAGAGGTTGGTCAAAGTAGCTGAAGAGGACAATGAGAGGTTCCTGTTGAAGCTCAAGGAACGTATTGATAG agttGGACTTGATATTCCAACAATTGAAGTTCGATATGAGCACCTTAATATTGAGGCAGAGGCCTTTGTGGGAAGTAGAGCTTTGCCCTCTTTCATCAACTCTGTTACTAATGTCGTAGAG GGATTTTTCAATCTTCTCCACATTAGCACAAGCAAAAAGAAACACGTGACTATTCTTAAAGATGTTAGCGGGATTATTAAACCTCGCAGGATGACACTGCTTTTGGGTCCTCCAAGTTCAGGAAAAACCACACTCCTTTTGGCCTTATCAGGAAAGCTCGACAAAACTCTTAAGGTATCTGGGAGAGTGACTTACAACGGGCATGAATTGAATGAGTTTGTGCCCCAGAGAACTGCTGCTTACATCAGCCAGCATGATCTTCATATCGGAGAAATGACTGTGAGGGAAACCTTGGCTTTTTCAGCAAGGTGCCAAGGGGTTGGATCGCGTTATG ACATGCTATCTGAGTTGTCTAGAAGAGAGAAAGCAGCAAATATCAAGCCTGACCCAGATCTTGATGTCTACATGAAG GCAACTGCAACTGAAGGTCAGGAGTCAAGCTTAGTAACAGATTATACACTAAAG ATTTTGGGGTTGGATATTTGTGCTGATACTATGGTGGGGGATGAAATGTTGCGTGGGATCTCTGGAGGACAAAGGAAGCGTGTTACTACAGGAGAGATGTTGGTTGGACCAGCAAATGCCTTGTTCATGGATGAAATTTCTACTGGGTTGGACAGTTCCACAACATTTCAGATTGTGAGCTTTCTCAGGCAATATGTCCACATTCTAAATGGAACCGCTGTTATATCTTTGCTCCAGCCAGCACCCGAGACTTATGACCTTTTTGACGACATTATCTTAATCTCTGATGGCCAAGTTGTATACCATGGTCCCCGTGAATATGTTCTGGACTTCTTTGAATCCATGGGTTTCAGATGTCCTGAGAGGAAAGGTGTTGCTGACTTCCTTCAAGAAGTGACTTCCAAAAAAGATCAAGCACAATATTGGGCACGCAGAGATCAACCATACAGATTTGTCACAGTTACCCAATTTTCTGAGGCATTTCAATCATTCCAtattggtgggaaacttggagAGGAGCTTGCAGTTCCATTTGACAAGACCAAGAGCCACCCTGCAGCATTAACCACTAAGAAGTATGGTATCAATAAGAAGGAGCTGTTAAAGGCTAACCTCTCAAGGGAGTATTTGCTTATGAAAAGGAACTCATTTGTTTACATCTTCAAGCTATGCCAG CTTTCCATCATGGCGTTAATGACAATGACACTGTTTTTGAGAACCGAGTTGCATCGTAACAATATGGATGATGCGGGTCTTTATGCTGGTGCTCTATTTTTTACCTTAGTAATGATTATGTTTAATGGAATGGCTGAGATTTCTATGACCATTGCTAAGCTTCCTGTATTCTACAAGCAACGGGACCTTCTATTTTATCCCTCTTGGGCATATGCAATCCCTTCATGGATTCTCAAGATTCCTGTTACTCTACTGGAAGTTGCTGTTTGGGTATTCCTCACCTACTATGTTATTGGATTTGATCCAAATGTTGGGAG GTTGTTCAAGCAGTATCTCATTCTACTGTTTATCGGCCAGATGGCTTCGGCACTATTTCGTGCTATTGCAGCACTGGGTAGAAACATGATTGTTTCCAACACATTTGGAGCCTTTGCAGTTCTCACGTTCCTTACATTGGGTGGTTTCGTTATGGCAAAAA GTGATATAAAAAACTGGTGGATTTGGGGTTACTGGATTTCACCTTTAATGTATGGGCAGACTGCTTTGATGGTCAATGAATTTCTTTCAAACAGTTGGCACAAC TCTAGCCGAAATTTAGGAGTTGAATATCTGGAGTCTCGTGGGTTCCCCTCAAGTGCATATTGGTATTGGTTAGGCTTAGGGGCAATGGCTGGATTTGTGTTGCTTTTCAACGTGATGTTTTCTGCTGCACTTGAAATCCTTGGCC CATTTGATAAGCCACAAGCAACAATAGCTGAAGAAGAATCACCTAATGAAGTAACCGTAGCAGAAGTTGAATTGCCACGCATAG AAAGTTCAGGAAGAGGTGGTTCTGTTGTGGAGTCCAGCcatggaaagaaaaaaggaatggTTCTTCCTTTTGAGCCACATTCTATCACCTTTGACGAAGTCGTATACTCTGTTGACATGCCACAG GAAATGAAGGAACAAGGTGTACAAGAGGACAGATTGGTGCTTTTGAAGGGTGTTAGTGGTGCATTCAGGCCTGGTGTTCTCACGGCTTTGATGGGTGTAAGTGGAGCTGGTAAGACTACTTTGATGGATGTTCTGGCTGGCAGGAAAACTGGTGGATATATTGATGGAAACATCAAAATTTCTGGGTACCCTAAGAAGCAAGAAACATTTGCTCGTATCTCTGGCTACTGTGAGCAAAATGATATCCACTCACCTCATGTTACTGTTTATGAATCCTTGCTCTACTCAGCATGGCTTCGTTTACCTTCAAGTGTTGATTCCCAAACCAGAAAG ATGTTCATTGAGGAAGTCATGGAACTGGTGGAGCTGAACCCATTAAGGAACTCACTGGTTGGATTGCCTGGTGTGAGTGGTCTCTCAACTGAACAGCGCAAGAGGCTGACTATTGCAGTTGAATTAGTGGCTAACCCATCTATAATTTTCATGGATGAGCCTACTTCTGGGTTAGATGCAAGAGCTGCTGCAATTGTTATGAGAACAGTCAGGAACACTGTGGACACTGGAAGAACCGTTGTCTGCACCATCCATCAGCCTAGCATTGACATATTTGAAGCATTTGATGAG CTATTCCTAATGAAGCGTGGAGGACAAGAAATATATGTTGGGCCGCTGGGTCGTCACTCTAGTCATTTGATCAAGTATTTTGAG AGCATTGAAGGGGTGAGCAAAATCAAAGACGGATATAACCCAGCTACTTGGATGTTGGAAGTTACAACTTCAGCACAAGAACTTAGTTTGGGTGTTGATTTTACTGACTTGTACAAGAATTCTGATCTATATAG GAGAAACAAGCAGCTTATACAAGAACTGGGTCAGCCCGCTCCCGGTTCAAAGGATCTTTATTTCCCTACTCAATACTCTCAGTCATTCTTGGTCCAATGCCAAGCTTGCTTATGGAAGCAACGTTGGTCATATTGGCGTAATCCACCATACACTGCTGTGAGGTTTTTCTTCACTACTTTCATAGCCCTGATGTTTGGAACAATGTTCTGGGACCTCGGAAGCAGACG TACAACAAGAGGAGACCTGTTGAATGCTCTAGGTTCAATGTATACTGCTGTTCTCTTCCTTGGAATACAAAATGCTTCCTCTGTTCAGCCAGTGGTAGCAGTTGAAAGGACTGTCTTTTATAGAGAAAAAGCTGCGGGAATGTATTCTGCCTTACCCTATGCATTTGCACAG GTTCTGGTAGAGATACCATATATCTTCGCTCAAGCTGTGACATACGGTTTAATTGTTTATGCCATGATCGGATTTGACTGGACTGCAGAGAAATTCTTTTGGTATCTATTTTTCAGTTTCTTCTCATTGTTGTACTTTACTTTCTACGGTATGATGGCTGTGGGAGTGACGCCAAACCACCATGTTGCTGCCATTGTGGCTGCTGCATTCTATGCAATTTGGAATCTCTTCTCGGGATTTATTGTCGTTAGACCT